One Candidatus Zixiibacteriota bacterium DNA segment encodes these proteins:
- a CDS encoding ABC transporter permease, whose product MEETQQIIDIRPSTLIKGVGRLFILFSRTIASIRFLFSSIGLILNQMYYIGVKSIWLIAITSIFTGGVSAWQAAYQFKDYVPIRYLGGAVGKAVLIELAPVLTALVIAGRVGAGIAAELGSMKVTEQIDAMESMAVDPVRYLVMPRFLAGLIMLPVLTILADFIAMMGAMIVAVNLVGMPTETFINGFEQFFVLSDFTSGLIKAAGFGAIISIMGCYHGFNTTGGAQGVGISTTQAVVSAAVLVLVADYVMATLLFQL is encoded by the coding sequence ATGGAAGAAACGCAGCAAATAATTGATATCCGACCGTCCACGCTTATCAAAGGCGTCGGGCGGTTATTTATATTGTTCAGCCGGACGATCGCATCTATCAGATTTCTATTTTCATCAATAGGTCTCATCCTCAATCAGATGTATTACATCGGCGTCAAGTCGATCTGGTTGATAGCAATCACTTCGATATTTACCGGAGGCGTTTCAGCCTGGCAGGCGGCTTATCAGTTTAAAGATTATGTCCCTATCAGGTATCTCGGGGGCGCCGTCGGTAAGGCGGTGCTGATCGAGCTGGCTCCGGTACTAACGGCGCTGGTGATAGCGGGACGAGTCGGGGCGGGCATCGCCGCCGAACTTGGTTCCATGAAAGTTACCGAACAAATTGACGCGATGGAATCGATGGCGGTCGATCCGGTGCGCTATCTCGTCATGCCGCGCTTTCTGGCCGGTTTAATTATGCTTCCGGTTCTGACGATCTTAGCCGATTTTATCGCCATGATGGGAGCCATGATCGTGGCAGTCAACCTGGTCGGGATGCCAACGGAAACTTTCATAAACGGATTCGAGCAGTTTTTTGTCTTGAGTGATTTTACTTCCGGCTTGATTAAGGCCGCGGGATTTGGCGCCATTATTTCCATTATGGGCTGCTATCACGGATTCAACACGACGGGAGGCGCGCAGGGAGTCGGGATTTCGACCACACAAGCGGTTGTGTCGGCGGCGGTTTTGGTTTTGGTCGCGGACTATGTTATGGCAACGCTTTTGTTTCAATTATGA
- a CDS encoding ABC transporter ATP-binding protein encodes MIRIENLHKSFGELRVLSGIDLNINQGESVVVIGQSGCGKSVLLKHIVALLRPDNGNVIVDGQHIFDLTQKQLMKYRRRVGVLFQFGALFDSMTVGENVGFSLRESAKMKWNDIRPIVAEKLKLVGLSGSEEKMPSEISGGMKKRVALARAIATEPDILLYDEPTTGLDPITADMINELIVDVNKKLGVTSIAVTHDMASAYKIAHRIIMLHDGNIVWDGTPDEIRQTDNETVKQFISGSSTGPIQVQ; translated from the coding sequence ATGATTCGAATCGAAAATTTACATAAGAGTTTTGGCGAACTGCGGGTTCTTTCCGGGATTGATCTAAACATCAATCAAGGCGAGTCGGTTGTCGTTATCGGCCAGTCGGGATGCGGGAAATCAGTCCTTCTCAAGCATATTGTCGCACTACTTCGGCCCGACAATGGAAATGTGATTGTTGACGGACAGCATATTTTCGATCTTACTCAAAAGCAGTTGATGAAATACCGCCGGAGAGTTGGCGTTCTTTTTCAATTTGGAGCCTTGTTTGATTCGATGACGGTTGGTGAAAATGTTGGATTCAGTTTGCGGGAAAGCGCTAAAATGAAATGGAACGATATCCGGCCAATCGTCGCCGAGAAACTCAAACTTGTCGGGCTGTCCGGTAGCGAAGAGAAAATGCCGTCTGAAATTTCGGGCGGGATGAAAAAGCGGGTCGCATTGGCACGCGCCATCGCTACCGAGCCGGATATTTTACTTTATGACGAACCGACGACCGGGCTTGATCCGATAACGGCTGATATGATTAACGAACTGATCGTCGATGTGAATAAAAAATTGGGAGTGACCTCGATAGCAGTGACGCATGATATGGCTTCGGCCTACAAAATCGCGCATAGAATTATTATGCTCCACGACGGCAATATTGTCTGGGATGGCACTCCGGATGAAATCAGGCAAACCGATAATGAAACCGTTAAACAATTTATATCCGGCTCCTCAACCGGCCCGATACAGGTGCAGTGA